A portion of the Calliphora vicina chromosome 5, idCalVici1.1, whole genome shotgun sequence genome contains these proteins:
- the LOC135959677 gene encoding probable fatty acid-binding protein: protein MYGISFSVYAKRSLNNIHSKMPEDILGQIYILKRSEHFDAYMKELGVGLTLRKMGNTVIPQCVLEKNDDDIYTFNLRTPYHSYCINFELGKEFTEVTLDNRVVKTICHLDNNVFIQDQSADGLKSTKIVREFLEDELITTLSVGDVKAVRVYGVLEETG from the exons atgtatggaatttcgttttcggtgtaTGCGAAACGTAGCTTAA acAACATACATTCTAAAATGCCAGAAGATATCTTGGGACAGATATACATTTTGAAGAGAAGTGAACATTTCGATGCCTACATGAAAGAACTGGGTGTTGGTTTGACCCTACGCAAGATGGGCAACACTGTAATTCCCCAATGTGTATTGGAGAAAAATGATGATGACATCTATACATTTAACCTGAGAACTCCTTATCACAGTTATTGCATAAATTTTGAGCTGGGTAAAGAATTTACAGAAGTGACTTTGGATAATCGTGTGGTAAAGACTATTTGTCATTTAGACAACAACGTTTTCATACAAGATCAGTCAGCTGATGGTttgaaatcaacaaaaattgtgCGAGAATTTTTAGAGGATGAACTGATAACGACTCTGTCTGTGGGTGATGTTAAGGCGGTTAGAGTTTATGGTGTTTTAGAAGAAACTGggtaa